A stretch of Colletotrichum lupini chromosome 2, complete sequence DNA encodes these proteins:
- a CDS encoding organic hydroperoxide resistance protein: MSASIRSLRLAKRAPQILSRGTAATRITPLAHRQTRLLNTETAPVLYSAHAKVVGARTGHVQGDDLVVDLTMAKALGGAGDKGKTNPEELFAVGYGACFQSAMNASAASLGVTMPKKPEDSVVDATVHLVGDMKKLDMGLRVNLKVRVKGLSDEEVHKVVERAEEVCPYSRATRGNVATTIEVVGFEDGGNAGGEAKGGKKGDGKAGEKKKGGSDKMSGVEPKGHSDYQ; this comes from the coding sequence ATGTCGGCCTCGATTCGCTCCCTCAGACTGGCGAAGCGCGCACCGCAGATCCTCTCCCGCGGTACTGCCGCAACCCGCATCACGCCACTAGCACACCGACAAACCCGTCTCCTCAACACCGAAACCGCACCAGTTCTCTATTCCGCCCACGCCAAAGTCGTCGGCGCACGGACGGGCCACGTCCAGGGCGACGACCTCGTCGTCGACCTGACCATGGCCAAGGCCCTCGGCGGCGCCGGCGACAAGGGCAAAACCAACCCGGAAGAGCTCTTCGCCGTGGGCTACGGCGCCTGCTTCCAGAGCGCGATGAACGCCTCGGCGGCGAGCTTGGGGGTGACGATGCCTAAGAAGCCCGAGGACAGCGTCGTGGATGCGACTGTGCATCTTGTGGGCGATATGAAGAAGCTTGATATGGGGCTCAGGGTGAATTTGAAGGTTCGGGTCAAGGGTCTGAGCGACGAGGAGGTGCACAAGGTTGTGGAGAGGGCGGAGGAGGTTTGTCCGTATAGTCGGGCTACGAGGGGTAACGTCGCTACGACGATTGAGGTTGTTGGGTTTGAGGATGGGGGAAATGCTGGTGGTGAGGCCAAGGGAGGGAAGAAGGGTGATGGTAAGGCGggcgagaagaagaagggcggTTCGGACAAGATGTCTGGTGTTGAGCCCAAGGGACACAGCGATTATCAGTGA
- a CDS encoding zeta toxin, with product MPPPPDLSRHVLPDAEAREIFTNKILPADLPATLTPHPRRSRPLAVLIVGQTGAGKTRLAPAVLDAMTRTHPPAHLIADLYKAHHPSYAALVASNDPAQAALASPATGTDARRWLAMAVAEAVGRRLDVLLESACRHPDDFRELARAFGAGGYRVEVVVMAVPAALSRLGILHRFHERLPEAGPAGGLPIRLTPVKIHDDSYGGLTSVAEWIDEVDFVDRVLVVRRGNLVAFADEKTSATAGGRLRGEVAEAVERERRRPLTGAERAVVVRDLETLTARDARSGEQVMGLLEPLLVDEEDGAYPELRPLVFPPEGPREAMLTLGEEA from the coding sequence atgccaccaccaccagatCTATCCCGCCACGTCCTCCCAGACGCAGAGGCACGGGAGATCTTCACCAACAAGATCCTCCCCGCCGACCTCCCCGCGACCCTCACCCCGCACCCCCGCCGGTCTCGGCCCCTGGCCGTGCTGATAGTCGGCCAGACCGGCGCCGGCAAAACCCGCTTGGCGCCCGCCGTGCTCGACGCCATGACCCGCACCCATCCGCCCGCCCACCTCATCGCCGACCTCTACAAGGCGCACCACCCCTCCTACGCCGCGCTCGTCGCGTCAAACGACCCCGCGCAGGCCGCCCTCGCGAGCCCCGCCACGGGCACCGACGCCCGGAGGTGGCTGGCCATGGCCGTCGCCGAGGCCGTGGGGCGCAGGCTCGACGTGCTTCTCGAGAGCGCGTGCCGGCACCCGGACGATTTCCGCGAGCTGGCGCGCGCGTTCGGGGCGGGAGGGTACCGCGTCGAGGTCGTGGTCATGGCTGTGCCGGCGGCGCTGAGCAGGCTGGGCATCCTGCACCGGTTTCACGAGAGGTTGCCCGAGGCCGGGCCGGCGGGGGGCCTGCCGATCCGGCTTACGCCGGTCAAGATCCACGACGATTCGTACGGCGGGCTGACGAGCGTGGCCGAGTGGATCGACGAGGTGGACTTCGTGGACCGGGTGCTGGTCGTGCGGAGGGGGAACCTGGTCGCGTTTGCTGACGAGAAGACGTCGGCGACGGCGGGCGGGAGGTTGCGGGGCGAGGTTGCCGAGGCGGTGGAGAGGGAGCGGAGGCGGCCTCTGACCGGGGCGGAGAGGGCCGTCGTGGTGAGGGACCTGGAGACGCTGACGGCGCGGGATGCGCGGTCGGGGGAGCAGGTTATGGGGCTGCTTGAGCCGCTGTTGGTGGATGAGGAGGACGGGGCGTACCCGGAGCTGCGGCCGTTGGTGTTTCCTCCTGAGGGGCCGCGGGAGGCGATGCTGACTTTGGGTGAAGAGGCGTGA
- a CDS encoding A49-like RNA polymerase I associated factor, which translates to MTDASARKRKRDLDGSSKSKKKQATEPSTVVVSSFQRPQLCPPVLAKGVQFNPYVKQDASSVKRRSKTPAVSQDLVLHSNTHQTMDYTAREDGISDSQQALKHYVGIYDPETGKLQVVEAKKMVVRGVARAKHASEEAMTAPADYQSFYDLKKDLGQTFGTKKAKKAIESVALNAIAPGKSRDSAPEKLDTAAKAILQEIGGVTATMASREQLQAVVDEAKPVPRPNLEAEAIQDVYDPDEFIGREILAAIPVKDWIDPAKKGEEILCYSRHVAARVKKIADSGNITKMRLLRYFYFLFTFYTMATPGKQRGTKRVPPRDKLKERMEPAPQVVIEHIRRKFSDGGEMRKFHMDLLITHCCAVACIIDNFEVETSKLREDLRLDQKDMNNYFFEIGAKVRQGASKEKGVKAPHVAKLALPLNFPKLRSVAPKRR; encoded by the exons ATGACGGACGCAAGTGCACGAAAGAGAAAGCGCGACCTCGACGGTTCATCCAAGTCCAAAAAGAAGCAGGCCACCGAGCCTTCCACAGTTGTCGTTTCTTCATTTCAGAGACCTCAGCTCTGCCCGCCAGTACTAG CGAAGGGTGTGCAGTTCAACCCATACGTCAAGCAAGATGCCTCATCCGTTAAGCGACGATCAAAAACCCCCGCAGTGTCGCAGGATCTCGTTCTGCACTCCAATACCCACCAGACGATGGACTATACAGCGAGAGAGGACGGTATCAGCGACAGCCAGCAGGCCTTGAAGCACTACGTCGGCATTTACGACCCCGAGACCGGCAAGCTTCAGGTAGTGGAGGCGAAGAAGATGGTGGTTCGTGGTGTGGCCAGAGCAAAGCATGCGTCTGAAGAGGCCATGACAGCGCCGGCAGATTACCAG AGCTTTTACGATCTCAAGAAAGACCTTGGCCAGACGTTCGGTACGAAGAAGGCGAAGAAGGCCATCGAGTCGGTTGCTCTCAACGCCATCGCCCCCGGCAAATCAAGAGACAGCGCGCCCGAGAAGCTCGACACGGCAGCAAAGGCGATCCTGCAAGAGATTGGCGGCGTCACCGCGACAATGGCATCGCGCGAGCAGCTGCAGGCCGTCGTCGACGAAGCCAAGCCTGTACCCAGGCCCAACCTCGAAGCGGAAGCGATCCAGGACGTCTACGACCCCGACGAATTCATCGGCCGCGAGATCCTGGCGGCGATCCCCGTCAAGGACTGGATCGACCCGGCAAAGAAGGGCGAGGAGATTCTCTGCTACTCAAGGCACGTGGCAGCCCGCGTCAAGAAGATTGCCGACTCGGGCAACATCACCAAGATGCGCCTGCTGCGCTACTTTTACTTCCTCTTCACATTCTACACCATGGCGACGCCGGGCAAGCAGCGCGGCACGAAGCGCGTACCGCCCCGGGATAAGCTCAAGGAGCGCATGGAGCCGGCGCCGCAGGTGGTCATCGAGCACATCCGGCGCAAGTTCTCGGACGGCGGCGAGATGCGCAAGTTCCACATGGACCTGCTCATCACGCACTGCTGCGCGGTCGCGTGCATCATTGACAACTTCGAGGTGGAGACGTCCAAGCTGCGCGAGGACCTGCGCCTCGACCAGAAGGATATGAATAACTACTTTTTCGAGATTGGCGCCAAGGTCAGGCAGGGCGCCTCCAAGGAGAAGGGCGTCAAGGCCCCGCACGTGGCCAAGCTCGCGCTGCCGCTCAACTTCCCCAAGCTCCGATCTGTCGCGCCGAAACGCCGTTAG